In a genomic window of Curtobacterium flaccumfaciens pv. betae:
- a CDS encoding F0F1 ATP synthase subunit delta has protein sequence MRSATREALASTRAVLSDLGPSAGLAAGAEILASGRAIAGAPQLLGLLSDPTADAAGKKVLIDRVFAGQSDATRAVLTAVAGSRWSSQQDLLAGIEDAGIRAVAATAGPDSSIESELFAFETAVRSDAGLELALGTKLGSPEQKGALVERLLGAKASEQTITIVSALVQQPRGRRIGEIVRDASRIVAEQAGKLVATVVTATPLTPAQSARVTRGLSERYGKDISINQVVDPTVVGGVRVQIGGDVIDGTVSTRLSELRLQLAG, from the coding sequence ATGCGCAGCGCTACCAGAGAAGCACTCGCGTCCACCAGGGCGGTGCTGTCGGACCTCGGTCCGAGCGCCGGCCTGGCCGCGGGTGCCGAGATCCTCGCCTCCGGGCGTGCGATCGCCGGTGCGCCGCAGCTGCTCGGGCTGCTGTCCGACCCCACGGCCGACGCGGCCGGCAAGAAGGTCCTCATCGACCGTGTCTTCGCCGGGCAGTCGGACGCGACGCGTGCGGTCCTGACCGCGGTGGCCGGCTCGCGCTGGTCCTCGCAGCAGGACCTGCTCGCGGGCATCGAGGACGCGGGCATCCGCGCCGTCGCCGCCACCGCGGGTCCGGACTCGTCGATCGAGTCGGAGCTGTTCGCCTTCGAGACCGCCGTCCGCTCGGACGCCGGCCTCGAGCTGGCGCTCGGCACCAAGCTCGGCAGCCCCGAGCAGAAGGGCGCGCTCGTCGAGCGGCTCCTCGGTGCCAAGGCCTCGGAGCAGACGATCACGATCGTGTCGGCCCTGGTGCAGCAGCCCCGCGGCCGCCGCATCGGTGAGATCGTCCGCGACGCCTCGCGCATCGTGGCCGAGCAGGCCGGCAAGCTCGTCGCGACCGTCGTCACGGCGACGCCACTGACCCCCGCCCAGTCGGCCCGCGTCACGCGCGGTCTCTCCGAGCGGTACGGCAAGGACATCAGCATCAACCAGGTCGTCGATCCCACGGTCGTCGGCGGGGTCCGGGTGCAGATCGGCGGCGACGTCATCGACGGCACCGTGTCCACGCGACTCTCGGAGCTCCGGCTCCAGCTCGCCGGCTAG
- a CDS encoding F0F1 ATP synthase subunit B, which yields MQNALIIAAEEAHNPLIPPVYDIVWSALAFVIIFVVMWRVVTPRITKMLDERTEAIEGGIKKAEAAQEQAAAALDEYNKQLADARAEASRIREQARADATAIGNEVREQAAADAARITANAQAQIEAERQSAVQALRSEVGTLALDLASGVIGESLKDDAKSTAVVDRFLADLEASQATKTGEH from the coding sequence ATGCAGAACGCACTCATCATCGCGGCGGAGGAAGCGCACAATCCGCTGATCCCGCCGGTGTACGACATCGTGTGGTCGGCGCTCGCCTTCGTCATCATCTTCGTGGTGATGTGGCGTGTCGTCACGCCGCGCATCACGAAGATGCTCGATGAGCGCACCGAGGCCATCGAGGGCGGCATCAAGAAGGCCGAGGCCGCTCAGGAGCAGGCCGCCGCTGCGCTCGACGAGTACAACAAGCAGCTCGCCGATGCACGCGCCGAGGCTTCGCGCATCCGTGAGCAGGCCCGCGCCGATGCCACGGCGATCGGCAACGAGGTCCGCGAGCAGGCGGCCGCCGATGCAGCACGCATCACGGCCAACGCCCAGGCGCAGATCGAGGCCGAGCGCCAGAGCGCCGTCCAGGCACTCCGGTCCGAAGTGGGCACCCTCGCGCTGGACCTCGCGTCCGGTGTGATCGGTGAATCCCTCAAGGACGACGCCAAGTCGACCGCAGTGGTCGACCGCTTCCTCGCCGACCTCGAGGCCTCGCAGGCCACGAAGACGGGGGAGCACTGA
- the atpE gene encoding ATP synthase F0 subunit C, whose translation MDATTVLAEINGNIATVGYGLAAIGPAIGVGIVVGKTIESVARQPELQGRLTTLMYIGIAFTEALAFIGIATYFIFTN comes from the coding sequence GTGGACGCAACGACCGTTCTCGCGGAGATCAACGGCAACATCGCGACGGTTGGCTACGGCCTCGCAGCGATCGGCCCGGCCATCGGTGTCGGCATCGTCGTCGGTAAGACGATCGAGTCCGTCGCTCGCCAGCCCGAGCTCCAGGGCCGCCTGACGACCCTCATGTACATCGGTATCGCCTTCACCGAGGCCCTGGCCTTCATCGGTATCGCCACGTACTTCATCTTCACCAACTAA
- the atpB gene encoding F0F1 ATP synthase subunit A, whose amino-acid sequence MRAPTQETALLSHALPLSLSAAVDTVAAGSSKAAEFHGPSINEFFPDAIFFAGTPFEIDRVVLIRFFAVAVLLVFAFVGTRALKLVPNRGQAFIEYAFDVVRRNTFDNLGEKDGKRFLPLLATIFFGVLFMNLTGLIPGMNLAGTSRIAMPMILAIVAYLAFIYAGLRKHPGTFLKNSLFPPGVPWPLYIIVTPIELVSTFVLRPVTLTLRLLMNMVVGHLLLVLFFSATQFFFFDASLGFKAFGVGTIAFGIAFSFFEVLVALLQAYVFMLLTAVYIQLALADEH is encoded by the coding sequence GTGCGCGCGCCGACACAGGAGACAGCGCTGCTATCCCACGCTCTTCCCCTGTCCCTCTCCGCTGCGGTTGACACCGTCGCGGCGGGGAGCAGCAAGGCCGCCGAGTTCCATGGTCCGTCGATCAACGAGTTCTTCCCGGATGCGATCTTCTTCGCCGGGACGCCGTTCGAGATCGATCGGGTCGTCCTCATCCGCTTCTTCGCCGTCGCCGTTCTGCTGGTGTTCGCGTTCGTGGGTACCCGTGCACTGAAGCTCGTGCCGAACCGCGGTCAGGCGTTCATCGAGTACGCGTTCGACGTCGTCCGTCGCAACACCTTCGACAACCTCGGAGAGAAGGACGGCAAGCGCTTCCTGCCGCTCCTGGCGACGATCTTCTTCGGCGTACTGTTCATGAACCTGACCGGTCTGATCCCGGGCATGAACCTCGCCGGCACCAGCCGCATCGCGATGCCGATGATCCTGGCGATCGTCGCGTACCTCGCCTTCATCTACGCCGGTCTCCGCAAGCACCCGGGCACGTTCCTCAAGAACTCGCTCTTCCCGCCCGGGGTGCCGTGGCCGCTGTACATCATCGTGACGCCGATCGAGCTCGTCTCCACCTTCGTGCTCCGTCCCGTCACCCTGACGCTGCGACTCCTGATGAACATGGTCGTGGGGCACCTGCTCCTCGTGCTGTTCTTCTCGGCCACGCAGTTCTTCTTCTTCGACGCTTCGCTCGGCTTCAAGGCCTTCGGCGTCGGGACCATCGCGTTCGGCATCGCGTTCAGCTTCTTCGAGGTCCTCGTCGCGCTGCTGCAGGCCTACGTCTTCATGCTCCTCACCGCCGTCTACATCCAGCTGGCGCTGGCCGACGAGCACTGA
- a CDS encoding MraY family glycosyltransferase → MKYYLLAGAIAAVVSFVMSLIVWKLGLKYKWYPQVRERDVHRTPTPRLGGIAMYIGVIVSLLAAWFLFPSIAGTDYFRLVFSEPGRVLAVLGGATIIVVLGVADDIWDLDWMTKLAGQIIAAGILAWQGVAIVSLPIGNTLGVGSSYMSLIFTVLAVVLVMNAVNFIDGLDGLVAGVAIIAGGVFFLYTFFINRVVVQTEFFFNLPSLLTAVLVGACFGFLILNWHPAKLFMGDAGALLVGFLMATSAVSVTGNIDPAAVQTRQALLPAFIPILLPFAILIVPILDFGLAVTRRLSAGKSPFSADRKHLHHRLLDMGHSHFHAVLIFYAWTATVAFGCLLFLFVDWYWVVVFVSVGFTVCAVATFAPLGRKRTEIAAQTANRSAAVVDASLDPLDRAANDRTIPGDIT, encoded by the coding sequence ATGAAGTACTACCTGCTCGCCGGGGCCATCGCCGCGGTCGTGAGCTTCGTGATGAGCCTGATCGTCTGGAAGCTCGGGCTGAAGTACAAGTGGTACCCGCAGGTCCGCGAGCGGGACGTGCACCGCACCCCGACGCCGCGGCTCGGCGGCATCGCGATGTACATCGGCGTCATCGTCTCGCTGCTCGCGGCCTGGTTCCTGTTCCCGTCGATAGCGGGGACCGACTACTTCCGGCTCGTGTTCTCCGAACCGGGTCGCGTGCTCGCGGTGCTCGGGGGAGCGACCATCATCGTGGTCCTCGGTGTCGCGGACGACATCTGGGACCTCGACTGGATGACGAAGCTCGCCGGGCAGATCATCGCGGCGGGCATCCTCGCCTGGCAGGGCGTCGCGATCGTCTCGCTGCCCATCGGCAACACGCTGGGCGTCGGCTCGTCGTACATGAGCCTGATCTTCACCGTGCTGGCGGTGGTACTCGTGATGAACGCGGTGAACTTCATCGACGGGCTCGACGGCCTGGTGGCCGGCGTCGCGATCATCGCCGGTGGGGTCTTCTTCCTCTACACGTTCTTCATCAACCGCGTGGTCGTGCAGACCGAGTTCTTCTTCAACCTGCCGTCGCTGCTCACCGCGGTGCTCGTCGGGGCCTGTTTCGGCTTCCTCATCCTGAACTGGCACCCCGCCAAGCTCTTCATGGGCGACGCCGGCGCGCTGCTCGTCGGGTTCCTGATGGCCACGAGCGCAGTGTCGGTCACGGGCAACATCGACCCGGCGGCGGTGCAGACACGCCAGGCGCTGCTGCCGGCGTTCATCCCGATCCTGCTGCCGTTCGCGATCCTGATCGTGCCGATCCTGGACTTCGGGCTCGCGGTCACCCGACGGCTCAGCGCGGGCAAGTCGCCGTTCTCGGCCGACCGGAAGCACCTGCACCACCGCCTGCTCGACATGGGGCACTCGCACTTCCACGCGGTGCTGATCTTCTACGCGTGGACCGCGACCGTCGCCTTCGGGTGCCTGCTGTTCCTCTTCGTGGACTGGTACTGGGTCGTCGTCTTCGTGTCCGTCGGCTTCACCGTCTGCGCCGTCGCGACGTTCGCGCCGCTCGGCCGCAAACGCACCGAGATCGCCGCCCAGACCGCCAACCGTTCCGCCGCCGTGGTGGACGCCAGCCTCGACCCGCTCGACCGGGCCGCCAACGACCGCACGATCCCTGGAGACATCACGTGA
- a CDS encoding L-threonylcarbamoyladenylate synthase has protein sequence MASRYDCTDSDGLLTGMRLARAALGRGELVVVPTDTVYGLAADAFSATAVQRLLDAKGRTRQSPPPVLIPGPPTLDALASEVPQPVRDLVAEFWPGGLTVILHAQPSLDWDLGETRGTVALRMPDSRIALELLQEVGPLAVSSANSTGDPAAMDVDAAERMLGDSVAIYLDGGPVEVHDGFEASTGSTIVDATGLSDGGKLRIVRHGVIPDEEIIRVVGADLVT, from the coding sequence ATGGCATCCCGATACGACTGCACCGACTCCGACGGGCTCCTGACCGGGATGCGGCTCGCACGTGCCGCCCTCGGACGCGGAGAGCTCGTCGTGGTCCCCACCGACACCGTCTACGGCCTCGCCGCGGACGCCTTCAGCGCGACGGCCGTGCAGCGGCTGCTCGACGCGAAGGGCCGCACGCGGCAGTCGCCGCCGCCCGTGCTCATCCCTGGTCCGCCCACGCTCGACGCCCTCGCCAGCGAGGTCCCGCAGCCGGTGCGCGACCTGGTGGCCGAGTTCTGGCCGGGCGGGCTGACCGTCATCCTGCACGCACAGCCGTCGCTCGACTGGGACCTCGGCGAGACGCGCGGCACGGTCGCGCTGCGGATGCCGGACTCGCGGATCGCCCTCGAACTGCTGCAGGAGGTCGGGCCGCTCGCGGTCTCGTCCGCGAACTCCACCGGCGACCCGGCCGCGATGGACGTTGACGCCGCCGAGCGCATGCTCGGCGACAGCGTCGCGATCTACCTGGACGGCGGACCCGTCGAGGTGCACGACGGCTTCGAAGCCAGCACCGGCTCGACGATCGTCGACGCCACCGGGCTGTCGGACGGCGGGAAGCTCCGCATCGTCCGGCACGGGGTGATCCCCGACGAGGAGATCATCCGGGTCGTCGGAGCCGACCTCGTCACATGA
- a CDS encoding HAD-IA family hydrolase: MNETPAPPLLFLFDMDDVLVRYDWQVRMAALSEFTGHEFQELRRRWWDCGHEMRAEAGGFADGDEYLAAFERAMECDVPEADWARIRGSAMTELPERIEAVRIASEHGRVGLLTNNGPLAGRWIHEWAPSLPEVFGEHLDTSSNFGARKPEPEVFERAVAHHGVPAGRTFFADDMPENVAGARSIGIHAVLVEHDTDLREHVRAFVAAQQREASPVA, encoded by the coding sequence GTGAACGAGACGCCCGCACCCCCGCTCCTGTTCCTCTTCGACATGGACGACGTCCTGGTCCGGTACGACTGGCAGGTGCGCATGGCCGCACTCTCCGAGTTCACCGGACACGAGTTCCAGGAGCTCCGTCGCCGCTGGTGGGACTGCGGTCACGAGATGCGTGCCGAGGCCGGTGGGTTCGCCGACGGCGACGAGTACCTGGCCGCGTTCGAGCGCGCGATGGAGTGCGACGTCCCCGAGGCCGACTGGGCCCGGATCCGCGGATCCGCCATGACCGAGCTGCCGGAACGCATCGAGGCGGTCCGGATCGCGAGCGAGCACGGGCGTGTCGGACTGCTCACGAACAACGGTCCGCTGGCCGGCCGCTGGATCCACGAGTGGGCGCCGTCCCTGCCCGAGGTCTTCGGCGAACACCTGGACACGTCGAGCAACTTCGGTGCCCGGAAGCCCGAGCCAGAGGTCTTCGAGCGTGCGGTCGCGCACCACGGCGTCCCCGCGGGGCGCACGTTCTTCGCCGACGACATGCCCGAGAACGTCGCGGGAGCGCGGAGCATCGGCATCCACGCGGTCCTGGTCGAGCACGACACCGACCTGCGCGAGCACGTCCGCGCCTTCGTCGCGGCGCAGCAGCGCGAGGCCTCCCCCGTCGCGTAG
- the prmC gene encoding peptide chain release factor N(5)-glutamine methyltransferase, which translates to MTADTPLTYAADRLLEQATAALVAVGVPTPRVDAELLLAWATDTSRGAVQARALIGGGIAPEHVDRFRHAVARRATREPLQHITGQAYFRALTLAVGPGVFVPRPETESVVQFGIDALRATAVPEPIAVDLGSGSGAIAIAMDTEVPNAVVYAVERSAEALPWTRRNVDAHGGTVRLVEGDLADALPELDGTVSVVVSNPPYVPDDAIPIDPEVRDHDPAMALYGGPDGLDAVRALAETAWRLLVPGGVLVVEHAEPQGAGVRQVLARRGFRTPETHVDLTGRDRTTTATR; encoded by the coding sequence ATCACCGCCGACACGCCCCTCACGTACGCCGCGGATCGCCTGCTCGAGCAGGCGACCGCGGCGCTCGTCGCCGTCGGCGTCCCGACGCCCCGGGTCGACGCCGAGCTACTGCTCGCGTGGGCGACCGACACCTCGCGCGGTGCCGTCCAGGCCCGTGCACTCATCGGTGGCGGCATCGCGCCGGAGCACGTCGACCGCTTCCGGCACGCCGTCGCGCGCCGAGCCACCCGTGAGCCGCTGCAGCACATCACCGGGCAGGCGTACTTCCGCGCGCTCACCCTGGCCGTCGGACCGGGCGTGTTCGTGCCCCGTCCGGAGACCGAGAGCGTCGTGCAGTTCGGCATCGACGCACTGCGGGCGACCGCGGTCCCCGAGCCGATCGCCGTGGACCTGGGCTCCGGCAGCGGTGCGATCGCGATCGCGATGGACACCGAGGTGCCGAACGCCGTGGTCTACGCCGTCGAGCGGTCGGCCGAGGCCCTGCCCTGGACCCGGCGGAACGTCGACGCCCACGGTGGGACCGTCCGGCTCGTCGAGGGCGACCTCGCCGACGCGCTGCCGGAACTCGACGGCACCGTGTCCGTCGTCGTGTCGAACCCGCCGTACGTGCCGGACGACGCGATCCCGATCGACCCCGAGGTCCGCGACCACGACCCGGCGATGGCTCTCTACGGCGGTCCCGACGGCCTCGACGCCGTCCGGGCTCTCGCCGAGACGGCCTGGCGGTTGCTGGTGCCCGGGGGAGTCCTGGTCGTCGAGCACGCCGAGCCGCAGGGCGCCGGCGTGCGGCAGGTGCTGGCGCGCCGGGGGTTCCGCACCCCGGAGACGCACGTCGACCTGACGGGGCGCGACCGCACGACCACCGCGACGCGCTAG
- the prfA gene encoding peptide chain release factor 1, which translates to MFESVAGLLAEHEDLTQQLSDPALHADAARAKKVNRRYAELNQIKSAYEAWQAAGDDLAAAQELAREDAAFADEVPGLEEQLSERQERLRRLLIPRDPDDGRDVIMEIKGGEGGEESALFAADLLRMYSHYAETKGWKVELLERTESDLGGYKDVQVAIKSNTTDPSQGVWAHLKYEGGVHRVQRVPQTESQGRIHTSTTGVLVFPEVDEPEEVQINQNDLKIDVYRSSGPGGQSVNTTDSAVRITHLPTGITVAMQNEKSQLQNREAGMRVLRARILARQQEELDAIASDARKSQIRGMDRSERIRTYNFPENRIADHRTGYKAYDLDRVMNGALEPVIQSAIQADEEARLAAIGDQDA; encoded by the coding sequence GTGTTCGAGTCGGTAGCGGGGCTGCTGGCGGAACACGAGGACCTGACGCAGCAGCTGTCGGACCCCGCGCTCCACGCCGATGCGGCCCGGGCGAAGAAGGTGAACCGGCGGTACGCCGAGCTCAACCAGATCAAGTCCGCGTACGAGGCCTGGCAGGCGGCGGGGGACGACCTCGCCGCCGCCCAGGAACTCGCGCGTGAAGACGCGGCGTTCGCGGACGAGGTCCCCGGGCTCGAGGAGCAGCTGTCGGAGCGCCAGGAGCGTCTCCGCCGGCTGCTCATCCCGCGCGACCCCGACGACGGCCGTGACGTCATCATGGAGATCAAGGGCGGCGAGGGCGGCGAGGAATCGGCGCTGTTCGCGGCCGATCTGCTGCGCATGTACTCGCACTACGCCGAGACTAAGGGCTGGAAGGTCGAGCTCCTCGAGCGCACCGAGTCCGACCTGGGTGGCTACAAGGACGTCCAGGTCGCGATCAAGTCGAACACGACCGATCCGTCCCAGGGCGTCTGGGCGCACCTGAAGTACGAGGGCGGTGTGCACCGCGTTCAGCGGGTGCCGCAGACCGAGTCGCAGGGGCGCATCCACACCTCGACCACCGGTGTGCTGGTGTTCCCCGAGGTGGACGAGCCCGAAGAGGTCCAGATCAACCAGAACGACCTCAAGATCGACGTCTACCGGTCCTCCGGCCCGGGTGGACAGTCCGTCAACACGACGGACTCCGCGGTCCGCATCACCCACCTGCCCACGGGCATCACGGTGGCGATGCAGAACGAGAAGTCGCAGCTGCAGAACCGCGAGGCCGGCATGCGCGTGCTCCGTGCACGCATCCTCGCGCGCCAGCAGGAGGAGCTCGACGCGATCGCCTCGGACGCGCGCAAGTCGCAGATCCGCGGGATGGACCGTTCGGAGCGCATCCGCACGTACAACTTCCCGGAGAACCGGATCGCGGACCACCGCACCGGCTACAAGGCGTACGACCTCGACCGCGTGATGAACGGTGCCCTCGAGCCCGTCATCCAGTCCGCCATCCAGGCGGACGAAGAGGCACGTTTGGCCGCCATCGGCGACCAGGACGCGTAA
- the rho gene encoding transcription termination factor Rho, which yields MTDNNSAQVEIPSDLRALRLPELQRIASSLGITGLSKLRKGDLIASIEDKRPVDETPAAPAAAGVAETPAEPAATEQPTLPEPAETPAQPAAEAPVADSEAPSESAAPSRARRSRRASSSGTVNAAPTSAAEHTNHGQTGTEDLLAGLDQVRAEKDAQEAAQSGSQRRGRGQRNAEQRGTDQRGTEQGQQASTPAEAEQPSQAAQQGQQAPTSAVQADQDQNESGDQNDQGDQNSEQGEGGSRRGRRSRGRGRGRGQNAENGEQQNGADQQNGGQNAGQQKQNGADQQNQPKQNGGEQQNGQQNGQQNGGQKQNDQPKQAEAKQDDKADQKQQQNAGQQKQQTSGQQKQQQQQHADEAESGRSRRQRDRKRGRGGQNDDFEPEVTEDDVLIPIAGILDVLDNYAFVRTTGYLPGPSDVYVSLGQVKKYHLRKGDAVVGSIKQPRDGEQQSRQKYNALVAVESINGQSADEAAARVDFNDLTPLYPNERLRLETEPGKLSTRIIDLVSPIGKGQRGLIVSPPKAGKTVVLQAIANAVAKNNPEAHLMVVLVDERPEEVTDMQRTVKGEVIASTFDRPAEDHTTVAELAIERAKRLVELGHDVVLLLDSITRLGRAYNLSTPPSGRVLSGGVDSAALYPPKRFFGAARNIEDGGSLTILATALVETGSKMDEVIFEEFKGTGNMELRLNRHLADKRIFPAVDVNASGTRREEQLLSADEVKITWRLRRALAGLDPQQALEIVLRNLKETQSNVEFLVQVQKSVPTTGAHHNGHQE from the coding sequence TTGACCGACAACAACTCCGCCCAGGTGGAGATCCCCAGCGACCTGCGTGCCCTCCGTCTTCCGGAGCTCCAGCGCATCGCCTCCTCGCTCGGCATCACCGGGCTCTCCAAGCTCCGCAAGGGCGACCTGATCGCCTCCATCGAGGACAAGCGTCCCGTCGACGAGACGCCGGCCGCCCCGGCCGCCGCCGGCGTCGCCGAGACCCCCGCCGAGCCGGCCGCCACCGAGCAGCCGACCCTGCCGGAGCCCGCCGAGACCCCCGCGCAGCCCGCTGCCGAGGCACCCGTCGCCGACTCCGAGGCACCCTCCGAGTCGGCAGCCCCGAGCCGTGCCCGTCGTTCGCGCCGCGCGTCGTCCAGTGGCACCGTGAACGCGGCGCCGACCTCGGCCGCCGAGCACACCAACCACGGCCAGACCGGCACCGAGGACCTCCTCGCCGGGCTCGACCAGGTCCGCGCCGAGAAGGACGCCCAGGAAGCCGCGCAGTCCGGCTCGCAGCGTCGTGGCCGTGGCCAGCGGAACGCCGAGCAGCGTGGCACCGACCAGCGTGGCACCGAGCAGGGCCAGCAGGCGTCGACGCCCGCCGAGGCCGAGCAGCCGAGCCAGGCGGCCCAGCAGGGCCAGCAGGCCCCGACGTCCGCCGTCCAGGCCGACCAGGACCAGAACGAGTCCGGCGACCAGAACGACCAGGGCGACCAGAACTCCGAGCAGGGCGAGGGCGGCTCGCGTCGCGGTCGTCGCAGCCGTGGTCGCGGTCGTGGCCGTGGGCAGAACGCCGAGAACGGCGAGCAGCAGAACGGCGCCGACCAGCAGAACGGCGGCCAGAACGCCGGCCAGCAGAAGCAGAACGGCGCCGACCAGCAGAACCAGCCGAAGCAGAACGGCGGCGAGCAGCAGAACGGCCAGCAGAACGGCCAGCAGAACGGCGGCCAGAAGCAGAACGACCAGCCGAAGCAGGCCGAGGCCAAGCAGGACGACAAGGCCGACCAGAAGCAGCAGCAGAACGCCGGTCAGCAGAAGCAGCAGACCAGCGGCCAGCAGAAGCAGCAGCAGCAACAGCACGCTGACGAGGCCGAGAGCGGCCGCAGCCGTCGCCAGCGCGACCGCAAGCGCGGCCGTGGCGGCCAGAACGACGACTTCGAGCCCGAGGTCACCGAGGACGACGTCCTGATCCCGATCGCGGGCATCCTCGACGTCCTCGACAACTACGCGTTCGTCCGCACCACCGGGTACCTGCCGGGCCCGAGCGACGTGTACGTCTCCCTCGGCCAGGTGAAGAAGTACCACCTGCGCAAGGGCGACGCCGTCGTCGGTTCGATCAAGCAGCCGCGTGACGGCGAGCAGCAGAGCCGCCAGAAGTACAACGCGCTCGTCGCCGTCGAGTCGATCAACGGCCAGTCCGCCGACGAGGCCGCGGCCCGCGTCGACTTCAACGACCTCACCCCGCTGTACCCGAACGAGCGCCTGCGCCTCGAGACGGAGCCGGGCAAGCTGTCGACCCGCATCATCGACCTCGTGTCGCCGATCGGCAAGGGCCAGCGCGGTCTCATCGTGTCCCCGCCGAAGGCCGGCAAGACCGTCGTGCTGCAGGCCATCGCGAACGCCGTCGCCAAGAACAACCCCGAGGCGCACCTGATGGTCGTCCTCGTCGACGAGCGGCCCGAAGAGGTCACCGACATGCAGCGCACGGTGAAGGGCGAGGTCATCGCCTCGACCTTCGACCGTCCCGCCGAGGACCACACCACCGTCGCCGAGCTCGCCATCGAGCGTGCGAAGCGCCTGGTGGAGCTGGGCCACGACGTCGTGCTGCTGCTCGACTCGATCACCCGTCTGGGCCGTGCGTACAACCTGTCGACCCCGCCGTCGGGCCGCGTGCTCTCCGGTGGCGTCGACTCGGCGGCGCTGTACCCGCCGAAGCGCTTCTTCGGTGCCGCGCGCAACATCGAGGACGGTGGCTCGCTGACCATCCTCGCGACCGCGCTCGTCGAGACCGGCTCCAAGATGGACGAGGTCATCTTCGAGGAGTTCAAGGGCACCGGCAACATGGAGCTCCGTCTGAACCGTCACCTCGCCGACAAGCGGATCTTCCCCGCCGTCGACGTGAACGCCTCGGGTACCCGTCGCGAGGAGCAGCTGCTCTCCGCCGACGAGGTCAAGATCACCTGGCGTCTGCGCCGGGCCCTCGCCGGGCTCGACCCGCAGCAGGCCCTCGAGATCGTGCTGCGGAACCTCAAGGAGACGCAGTCGAACGTCGAGTTCCTGGTGCAGGTGCAGAAGTCGGTCCCCACGACCGGCGCCCACCACAACGGTCACCAGGAGTAA
- the thrB gene encoding homoserine kinase, whose product MTARSAVPAGRAVRALPTGSAVRVRVPATSANLGPGFDSLGLALSLYDEVVVRVRREPGATVTVEGVGAGEVATDDTNLVVRAVRRGLEHAGVDQPGLELHATNAIPHGRGLGSSAAAIVAGLMAARGLLEGIVDLDASTLLTLATEMEGHPDNVAPALFGGLTIAWMTAEGPAYKRLLVHRGVAPVVFVPTSTLSTKLARSLQPEQVPHADAAFNVSRSALLVAALIQSPELLLAATEDRLHQAYRASAMPETDALIRLLRQHGLAAVVSGAGPSLLVLGSDPAQRLTAAELVQRHAESDWRPLMLAVDLGGATVAAHSALEAEPA is encoded by the coding sequence ATGACCGCCCGCAGTGCTGTACCGGCCGGACGGGCGGTCCGTGCGCTGCCGACCGGATCGGCGGTCCGCGTCCGGGTGCCGGCCACGTCGGCGAACCTCGGCCCCGGCTTCGACTCGCTCGGCCTCGCGCTCTCGCTCTACGACGAGGTCGTGGTGCGTGTCCGCCGCGAACCCGGCGCGACCGTCACCGTCGAGGGCGTCGGTGCCGGCGAGGTCGCCACGGACGACACGAACCTCGTCGTCCGTGCGGTCCGCCGGGGCCTGGAGCACGCCGGTGTCGACCAGCCCGGTCTCGAGCTGCACGCCACGAACGCGATCCCGCACGGCCGGGGTCTCGGTTCCTCCGCCGCCGCGATCGTCGCCGGGCTGATGGCTGCCCGTGGGCTGCTCGAGGGCATCGTCGACCTGGACGCCTCGACGCTCCTGACCCTGGCCACCGAGATGGAGGGCCACCCGGACAACGTCGCGCCGGCGCTCTTCGGCGGCCTGACGATCGCGTGGATGACCGCCGAGGGCCCGGCCTACAAGCGGCTCCTGGTGCACCGCGGTGTCGCCCCGGTGGTGTTCGTGCCGACCTCGACGCTCTCGACCAAGCTCGCGCGCTCCCTGCAGCCCGAGCAGGTCCCGCACGCCGACGCCGCGTTCAACGTCTCCCGCTCGGCGCTGCTCGTCGCCGCGCTCATCCAGAGCCCCGAGCTGCTGCTCGCCGCGACCGAGGACCGGCTGCACCAGGCGTACCGTGCCAGCGCCATGCCCGAGACCGACGCCCTGATCCGGTTGCTCCGACAGCACGGCCTCGCCGCGGTGGTCTCCGGGGCCGGGCCGAGCCTGCTCGTCCTCGGCAGCGACCCGGCACAGCGCCTGACCGCCGCCGAACTGGTGCAGCGACACGCCGAATCCGACTGGCGGCCGCTCATGCTGGCCGTCGATCTCGGTGGTGCTACAGTGGCAGCGCACTCGGCGCTCGAAGCCGAACCCGCGTAA